One Desulfobulbus propionicus DSM 2032 DNA segment encodes these proteins:
- a CDS encoding DUF3108 domain-containing protein: MLTLRTISTFFLGLWLFTANIAAEAQQTVELQPDQVDMATLAVIFSGDETLHYSVSWSGGVKIGDISMRIRPNQTKNQQFVISAHVKDYGPLSLIYPVNDTFRCFVGGPMKLPYRYEVEQKEGYGRETTRLTLYDQQKLEVRYRKNKEPQQTFRLDGTVYNEFASFIITRALAFKGEGNIVVPTFADKKRHEVRVSATEREKRPTLFGERDTLKVQPKMRFKGLYEKSGDTILWLTDDRCRVPVEIHSKIVVGSLVAELVEYSNSACPELRPKPKR, from the coding sequence ATGCTGACCCTGCGGACCATCTCGACGTTTTTCCTTGGCCTCTGGTTGTTCACCGCCAATATCGCTGCGGAGGCGCAACAAACGGTCGAACTCCAACCTGACCAGGTGGATATGGCCACGCTCGCCGTTATTTTTTCGGGCGACGAAACCCTGCATTATTCGGTCTCCTGGAGTGGCGGGGTGAAAATCGGTGATATCTCCATGCGGATCCGTCCGAATCAGACAAAGAATCAGCAGTTTGTCATTTCAGCGCATGTCAAGGACTATGGACCGCTTTCATTGATCTATCCGGTGAATGATACGTTCCGCTGTTTTGTCGGCGGGCCGATGAAATTGCCCTATCGGTATGAAGTGGAGCAAAAAGAAGGGTATGGCAGGGAGACTACCCGGCTGACCTTGTACGATCAGCAGAAGCTTGAGGTCCGATATCGGAAAAACAAGGAGCCGCAACAGACCTTTCGTTTAGACGGCACGGTGTATAACGAGTTTGCCTCGTTCATCATCACCAGGGCCTTGGCTTTCAAAGGAGAAGGCAACATAGTCGTACCCACCTTTGCCGACAAAAAACGTCATGAAGTACGGGTTTCGGCCACGGAACGGGAAAAACGACCCACCCTGTTCGGTGAACGGGACACGCTCAAGGTCCAGCCCAAGATGCGGTTCAAGGGGTTGTACGAAAAAAGCGGCGACACCATTCTCTGGCTGACCGATGATCGCTGCCGGGTCCCGGTGGAAATTCATTCCAAAATCGTGGTCGGTTCGCTGGTGGCGGAACTGGTTGAATATTCCAATTCCGCCTGTCCCGAGTTGCGGCCAAAGCCGAAGCGGTGA
- a CDS encoding UbiA-like polyprenyltransferase, with protein MWNKIAVLLEMIKFKHTVFAMPFALMGAFLAGRGVPDAAVFWWVILAMVGARTSAMGFNRIVDRRFDAANPRTAQRALPAGQVTLLESWGMVVLASALFFFACFMLNPLALKIAPFALGLTLFYSLTKRFTWLCHVVLGVALAFSPLGGWVAVSASLEGYPWILSLGVLFWVAGFDCIYACLDADFDREAGLYSMPAIFGRRNGFRVAVLFHVLAFCLFTLTGLQAELNLWYYGGLAITAAALFYQHIIVTPKDLSRIRQSFFSMNGLISLTLFCATWLALATAS; from the coding sequence ATGTGGAACAAAATTGCCGTCCTGCTTGAGATGATCAAATTCAAGCACACTGTCTTCGCCATGCCCTTTGCCCTCATGGGCGCTTTTCTCGCTGGCCGGGGAGTCCCCGACGCGGCCGTCTTCTGGTGGGTGATCCTGGCCATGGTGGGCGCGCGAACCAGTGCCATGGGCTTCAACCGCATTGTCGACCGCCGGTTTGACGCCGCCAATCCGCGCACCGCCCAAAGGGCCCTGCCTGCCGGCCAGGTCACCCTGCTGGAATCCTGGGGCATGGTCGTGTTGGCCAGCGCGCTGTTTTTTTTCGCCTGTTTCATGCTCAACCCCCTGGCGCTCAAGATCGCTCCCTTTGCGTTGGGATTGACACTTTTCTATTCGCTGACCAAGCGATTCACCTGGCTCTGCCATGTGGTGCTCGGGGTGGCTCTGGCCTTTTCGCCGCTCGGCGGCTGGGTGGCCGTGTCCGCCAGCCTGGAAGGATACCCCTGGATACTGTCGCTCGGTGTTCTGTTCTGGGTGGCCGGTTTCGATTGCATCTACGCCTGCCTCGACGCCGATTTCGACCGCGAGGCCGGATTATATTCGATGCCGGCCATCTTTGGCCGCCGCAACGGTTTTCGCGTGGCCGTGTTGTTCCATGTGCTGGCTTTTTGCCTTTTCACCCTCACCGGTCTGCAGGCGGAGCTCAACCTCTGGTATTACGGCGGATTGGCTATCACCGCCGCTGCCCTGTTCTATCAGCATATCATTGTCACGCCCAAAGACCTGTCCCGCATCCGTCAGTCCTTTTTCTCCATGAACGGCCTGATTTCCCTGACGCTCTTCTGTGCCACCTGGCTGGCGTTGGCCACCGCTTCCTGA
- a CDS encoding UbiX family flavin prenyltransferase, with the protein MAGCRRLILAITGASGMLYVPALLQLLAEQQVEVHGIISESGRKVLRFELGWTPEQLPLVSRWFASDDFAAPPASGSALYDAMVVLPCTVGSLAAIAGGYCGNLVHRAADVTLKERRPLLLAVRETPLNRTHLTNMLAAHDAGAILCPPMPSFYTHPKDMDEMARNYAARLCDLLGIAVPAATMSRWQGI; encoded by the coding sequence ATGGCAGGCTGTCGGCGTCTTATTCTCGCCATCACCGGCGCCTCCGGCATGCTCTATGTACCGGCACTTCTGCAACTGCTGGCGGAGCAACAGGTCGAGGTGCATGGCATCATCTCGGAATCGGGCCGCAAGGTGTTGCGTTTTGAACTGGGATGGACGCCGGAGCAGTTGCCGCTGGTTTCCCGCTGGTTTGCGTCGGATGATTTTGCGGCCCCACCAGCCTCGGGTTCGGCCCTCTACGATGCCATGGTGGTCCTGCCGTGCACGGTCGGCAGCTTGGCCGCCATTGCCGGCGGCTACTGTGGCAATTTGGTGCACCGCGCCGCCGATGTCACCCTCAAGGAGCGGCGCCCCCTGCTGCTGGCCGTGCGGGAAACCCCGCTCAATCGGACCCATCTGACCAATATGCTGGCGGCGCACGATGCTGGCGCCATCCTCTGTCCGCCCATGCCCTCTTTTTATACCCATCCCAAGGATATGGACGAAATGGCCCGCAACTATGCCGCCCGTCTGTGCGATCTTCTCGGGATCGCTGTGCCGGCCGCAACCATGAGCCGTTGGCAGGGAATCTGA
- a CDS encoding ubiquinone/menaquinone biosynthesis methyltransferase has protein sequence MEKMTLPDEKKQFVREKFSSISHRYDLLNSLLSLQIDRYWRWRTTRLLRQFPQGWVLDLCAGTLPLSLELTRQAAQRKVLAVDFCEDMLRAGAKALPNDDRTPRIFPVCGDGELIPAPSDAFWGCTVAFGVRNLSRTLQGLREMHRVLRPSGKLLILEFSRPTNPIIKPIYTFYLNRILPAIAGMISGDKEAYQYLASSIAAFYEPDQLLAMMREAGFATVSRIPLTFGIVSIYIGVKD, from the coding sequence ATGGAAAAGATGACCCTTCCCGACGAAAAGAAACAATTTGTCCGGGAAAAATTCTCTTCGATCAGCCATCGCTACGATTTGCTCAACTCGCTGCTTTCCCTGCAAATCGACCGTTACTGGCGCTGGCGGACCACCCGTCTGCTGAGGCAGTTTCCCCAGGGATGGGTGCTTGACCTGTGCGCCGGGACCCTGCCCCTGTCCCTGGAGCTCACCCGCCAGGCGGCCCAACGCAAGGTCCTGGCCGTTGATTTTTGCGAGGACATGTTGCGCGCCGGAGCCAAGGCCCTGCCCAATGATGACCGTACCCCCCGCATCTTTCCGGTTTGCGGCGATGGCGAACTCATCCCTGCGCCTTCTGATGCCTTCTGGGGTTGCACCGTGGCCTTCGGGGTGCGCAACCTGTCTCGGACCTTGCAGGGGTTGCGGGAGATGCACCGCGTTCTCAGGCCTTCCGGCAAACTATTGATTCTTGAATTTTCCCGACCGACCAATCCGATCATCAAGCCGATCTACACCTTTTACCTCAATCGCATCCTGCCGGCGATCGCCGGGATGATTTCCGGCGACAAGGAAGCGTATCAGTATCTGGCTTCCTCGATTGCCGCCTTCTACGAACCGGACCAACTGCTGGCCATGATGCGTGAAGCGGGATTCGCCACCGTGTCGCGCATCCCGCTGACTTTTGGCATCGTGTCCATCTACATCGGGGTCAAGGACTGA
- a CDS encoding menaquinone biosynthesis protein produces MSEARNMARIGMVNYINVAPIYEIWKERSFPTHWQVIEEQPSRLNVLLAEEGIDMGFVSSYAYAARPERYQILADLSISATGPVGSVFLFSELPPESLDGQRVLLTRQSDTSIRLVKIILEEFYRVRPRYTVGDAYNEQTKEGAANAVLAIGDDALRLNAEQRYPVQLDLGEIWFKTTGLPFVFSVCAVREAFLADQAEEARQVRQALVDCRQQGALRMAEICDRVARRIPMDCETCSRYLMGIEHDLTPIKIQALERFFQYLIDRGEAPAGALPLKIFR; encoded by the coding sequence ATGAGTGAGGCACGGAACATGGCGCGTATCGGCATGGTCAACTACATCAACGTTGCTCCCATCTATGAGATTTGGAAGGAACGGTCTTTTCCAACCCACTGGCAAGTGATCGAGGAGCAGCCGAGTCGCTTGAACGTGCTGCTGGCCGAGGAGGGGATCGACATGGGATTTGTCTCTTCCTATGCCTATGCCGCCCGGCCGGAACGGTACCAGATTTTGGCCGATCTCTCGATCAGCGCCACCGGGCCGGTGGGCAGCGTTTTCCTGTTTTCCGAGCTGCCGCCGGAATCGCTGGACGGCCAGCGGGTGCTGCTTACCCGGCAATCGGACACCTCGATCCGTCTGGTCAAGATCATTCTGGAAGAATTTTACCGCGTTCGGCCTCGCTACACGGTGGGAGATGCGTACAACGAGCAGACCAAGGAGGGCGCGGCCAACGCCGTGCTTGCGATTGGCGACGACGCCCTTCGCCTCAACGCCGAACAACGCTATCCCGTGCAGTTGGATCTCGGTGAGATCTGGTTTAAAACCACCGGGCTGCCTTTTGTTTTCAGCGTTTGCGCGGTTCGTGAGGCTTTTCTTGCCGATCAGGCCGAAGAGGCCCGGCAAGTCCGCCAGGCCCTGGTAGACTGCCGCCAACAGGGCGCCTTGCGCATGGCCGAGATCTGCGATCGGGTAGCACGACGGATCCCCATGGATTGCGAAACCTGCTCCCGTTATCTCATGGGCATTGAACACGACCTGACGCCAATCAAGATCCAGGCCCTCGAGCGGTTTTTTCAATACCTGATTGACCGGGGCGAGGCACCGGCCGGCGCTCTGCCGCTCAAAATATTCAGATAA
- a CDS encoding amidohydrolase family protein has translation MGAAPIRIHSAPWVVPVSRPMIADGGVGVSGGKIIAVEALPRLRQLYPHAEIVDHPASALTPALINAHIHLELSHLLELSESRPASFTGWISRLLQCRDRLGATGEQAQHAAAQTAEQQYRSGVSVLADIGNTALGREMADSFPGRLLPFKEYLGMAERTLEKNLQRLGSEPEEVLCSGHAPYSTHPRLLQALKARATSHGQIFPIHAAEPAAEGEMLREGRGEMVDFIRERGFWDGTFVPRGRGGTVEYLYDLGLIDEHTLCIHGVHVSGEEIDILAGEGAKVCLCPGSNQFLGVGTAPLRQYLDRGILPALGTDSLASNPEVSLWREMALLAANFMDVDPTIVFAMATRGGAEALSLGDLLGTLDSGKEADLLAVQLPGPATEALQVCRYLVSAGPAIRLARINE, from the coding sequence ATGGGTGCCGCACCGATCCGCATCCACAGCGCGCCCTGGGTGGTTCCGGTCAGTCGGCCGATGATTGCCGATGGTGGTGTCGGTGTTTCCGGGGGAAAAATCATCGCGGTCGAGGCGTTGCCCCGGTTGCGTCAACTGTATCCTCATGCCGAGATCGTCGATCATCCCGCCAGTGCCCTGACACCAGCCCTGATCAATGCCCATATCCATCTTGAATTGTCGCATCTGCTCGAGTTGAGCGAGTCCCGACCGGCAAGTTTTACCGGCTGGATCAGTCGGTTGCTGCAGTGCCGTGACCGATTGGGCGCCACCGGCGAACAGGCCCAGCACGCCGCCGCCCAAACAGCCGAGCAGCAGTATCGCAGCGGGGTCAGTGTCCTTGCCGATATCGGCAACACCGCCCTTGGCCGTGAGATGGCCGACAGCTTTCCCGGTCGTTTGTTGCCGTTCAAGGAATACCTGGGTATGGCCGAGCGGACCCTGGAGAAGAACTTGCAGCGGCTGGGGAGCGAGCCGGAGGAAGTCTTGTGTTCGGGCCATGCGCCGTACTCCACCCATCCGCGTCTTTTGCAGGCCCTCAAGGCACGAGCAACCTCGCACGGCCAGATTTTTCCCATCCATGCCGCCGAGCCCGCCGCGGAAGGCGAGATGCTCCGTGAAGGCAGGGGAGAGATGGTGGACTTCATTCGTGAACGCGGGTTCTGGGACGGCACCTTTGTCCCCAGGGGCAGAGGCGGCACGGTTGAATACCTGTACGATCTTGGTTTGATCGATGAGCATACGCTCTGTATCCACGGGGTGCATGTCTCCGGCGAGGAGATCGATATCCTGGCAGGAGAAGGGGCCAAGGTTTGCCTCTGTCCAGGCAGCAACCAATTCCTTGGCGTGGGCACCGCTCCGTTGCGCCAGTATCTGGACAGAGGGATTTTGCCGGCCTTGGGCACGGACAGCTTGGCCAGTAACCCGGAGGTTTCCCTGTGGCGGGAGATGGCTCTCCTGGCGGCCAATTTCATGGACGTCGACCCGACGATTGTTTTCGCCATGGCCACCCGGGGTGGGGCCGAAGCCCTTAGTCTGGGAGATCTTCTTGGCACACTGGACTCGGGCAAGGAGGCCGATCTGCTGGCCGTACAGCTGCCTGGGCCGGCAACCGAGGCGTTGCAGGTCTGTCGATATTTAGTGAGTGCCGGCCCTGCCATCCGCCTGGCACGGATCAATGAGTGA
- the mqnC gene encoding cyclic dehypoxanthinyl futalosine synthase → MRNLIAKIEAGERIEGEAFLRLTRDADLHQLGMLADGVRRRLHPRPVVTYVIDRNINYTDVCISACKFCAFFKAPDDPHGEVLTREQLADKIHETQALGGTQILLQGGLHPDKPLEFYEEMLRFIKTTGIHVHGFSPPEIHHFAQLSGLPIATVLERLIAAGLDSIPGGGAEILCDRVRQELAPKKCSADQWIGIMEQAHRQGLRTTATMMFGHIETMEERLEHLQRVRDLQDRTGGFTAFIPWPFQPDHTPLAAARRIEKTTAVSYLRMLALSRIFLDNIANIQASWVTQGPKIAQLSLFFGANDFGSTMIEENVVAAAGVHFRLSEEEIRRLVRDAGFEPQQRLMDYTPVC, encoded by the coding sequence ATGCGGAACCTCATTGCCAAGATAGAAGCCGGGGAGCGTATCGAAGGGGAGGCATTCCTCCGTTTGACGCGTGACGCTGACCTGCACCAGCTCGGCATGCTCGCCGATGGTGTGCGCCGCCGACTCCATCCGCGGCCGGTGGTCACCTATGTGATTGACCGCAATATCAACTATACCGACGTCTGTATCTCGGCCTGTAAGTTCTGTGCCTTTTTCAAGGCTCCGGACGACCCGCACGGCGAGGTGCTGACGCGAGAGCAATTGGCTGACAAGATACACGAGACCCAGGCTCTCGGCGGCACGCAAATTTTATTGCAGGGCGGATTGCATCCGGACAAGCCGCTGGAGTTTTACGAGGAAATGCTGCGGTTCATCAAAACCACCGGCATCCATGTCCACGGTTTTTCCCCCCCCGAGATCCACCATTTCGCCCAACTGTCCGGGTTGCCAATCGCCACGGTCCTTGAGCGGTTGATCGCTGCCGGTCTTGATTCCATCCCCGGCGGCGGCGCCGAGATTCTGTGCGACCGGGTCAGGCAGGAGTTGGCGCCCAAAAAATGCAGCGCCGACCAGTGGATCGGGATCATGGAACAAGCGCATCGCCAGGGCTTGCGAACCACGGCCACCATGATGTTCGGCCACATCGAAACCATGGAAGAGCGGCTGGAGCACCTGCAGCGGGTCCGCGACCTCCAGGACCGCACCGGTGGGTTCACCGCCTTCATTCCCTGGCCCTTTCAACCCGACCACACTCCATTGGCTGCGGCCCGCCGCATCGAGAAGACCACTGCGGTCAGCTATCTGCGCATGCTAGCCTTGAGCCGTATCTTCCTCGACAATATCGCCAACATTCAAGCCTCTTGGGTAACGCAAGGACCGAAGATCGCCCAGCTTTCCCTCTTTTTTGGCGCCAACGACTTCGGCTCGACCATGATCGAGGAAAATGTGGTGGCCGCGGCCGGCGTCCATTTTCGCCTTTCAGAAGAGGAGATTAGGCGATTGGTCCGCGATGCCGGCTTTGAGCCGCAGCAGCGGTTGATGGATTATACCCCGGTTTGCTAG
- the mqnE gene encoding aminofutalosine synthase MqnE, protein MDAYIEQAGLGGILTKVRNGERLSLDDGRQLYQHPNILAVGYLANIVRERKNGNQAFFIYNQHINYSNICTNLCKFCAFGKEKGHALAYEMSIEEVKEKVRQRLDEPITEIHVVGGIHPDLPFSYYLDLLRGIKDVRPEVHIQAFTCVEIHHLAQLAGKPVDTTLEELMAAGLGSMPGGGAEVFSPRIRRLTCERKLSGEGWLEVARTAHRLGLRTNATMLYGHIESIDERLEHLDALRHTQDETGGFLAFIPLAFHPKNTEMAEHSNTSGINDLKNIAVSRLMLDNFPHIKAYWVMVGPKLAQVALAFGADDMDGTVKEEVITHMAGAETEQALGHKTLIRLIHEAGRQPVQRDTLYNVLATF, encoded by the coding sequence ATGGATGCATATATTGAACAGGCTGGTCTGGGCGGCATTCTCACCAAGGTTCGCAATGGAGAGCGGCTTTCCCTGGATGATGGGCGCCAACTGTATCAGCATCCCAACATCCTGGCCGTGGGGTATTTGGCCAATATCGTCCGCGAGCGGAAAAACGGCAATCAGGCGTTTTTCATCTACAACCAGCACATCAACTATTCCAATATTTGCACCAATCTCTGTAAATTCTGCGCCTTTGGCAAGGAAAAGGGGCATGCCCTTGCCTATGAGATGAGCATCGAGGAGGTCAAGGAGAAGGTCCGGCAGCGGCTCGATGAACCGATCACCGAGATCCATGTGGTTGGCGGCATTCATCCCGATCTGCCTTTTTCCTATTATCTCGATTTGTTGCGCGGTATCAAGGACGTTCGCCCCGAGGTACACATCCAGGCTTTCACCTGTGTGGAGATCCACCACCTGGCTCAGCTGGCCGGCAAACCGGTCGATACGACCCTTGAGGAGCTGATGGCGGCCGGCCTTGGGTCAATGCCCGGCGGCGGGGCTGAAGTGTTCAGCCCGCGTATCCGCCGCCTGACCTGCGAGAGAAAGCTTTCCGGGGAAGGGTGGCTTGAGGTGGCGCGGACCGCTCACCGGTTGGGACTGCGCACCAATGCCACTATGCTGTATGGCCATATCGAGTCCATCGATGAACGACTGGAACATCTTGATGCCCTGCGTCACACCCAGGATGAAACCGGTGGTTTCCTTGCCTTCATTCCCTTGGCCTTTCATCCAAAAAACACTGAGATGGCCGAGCATTCCAATACCAGCGGCATCAACGATCTGAAAAATATCGCGGTCAGTCGGCTGATGCTCGACAACTTTCCGCACATCAAAGCCTATTGGGTGATGGTCGGTCCCAAGCTGGCTCAAGTGGCCCTTGCCTTTGGCGCCGACGACATGGACGGCACGGTCAAGGAAGAAGTGATCACCCACATGGCCGGGGCGGAAACCGAACAGGCTCTGGGGCACAAAACCCTGATCCGGCTGATCCACGAGGCCGGTCGCCAACCGGTGCAGCGCGACACACTCTATAACGTTCTTGCCACCTTCTGA
- a CDS encoding sigma-70 family RNA polymerase sigma factor, whose product MLAGIKNDLLEAGKDEGCITFQHLNELLPEQVKDPGAIEELFDFLGENNIEIVTQEESGKRKTLSGEEWTGKKSGEEDNASDTLPDSEEHESEETTTTYLREMGQFDLLTPEEEAKYSKTIREGFDAIIEAIRQDASGVAEIKMLVDRIDLWQRRDPTLKPKKQQLNYMRHCVSIANRNYPDKRELFELSTKIEAYNRSIEFAKDSMIRANLRLVVSIAKRYMHQGLTLADLIQEGNLGLMRAVFRFDYKKGNKFSTYASWWIRQAITRAILDKTRTIRLPVHFLELRSQFFKAFYSLLKELGREPTPVEISKMTDLPMDKILAILEASREPISLETPVGDDDSTLGDFLENQESESPYDAVQNRELAHRVTEVLSTLTDREEKIIRLRFGIGEKAEYTLEEIGKRFNVSRERIRQIEKKALNRLRHSSRREKLRFFLD is encoded by the coding sequence GTGCTCGCAGGTATAAAAAATGACCTTCTTGAAGCCGGAAAAGATGAGGGCTGCATCACATTTCAACACTTGAACGAATTGCTCCCCGAGCAGGTAAAAGATCCGGGAGCTATTGAAGAATTGTTCGATTTTCTTGGGGAAAATAATATTGAGATCGTCACCCAGGAAGAATCGGGAAAGAGAAAGACACTGTCCGGCGAAGAATGGACCGGAAAGAAAAGCGGTGAGGAAGACAACGCTTCCGATACCTTGCCGGACAGCGAAGAACATGAATCCGAGGAAACCACCACCACCTATCTGAGGGAGATGGGCCAGTTCGACCTGCTCACCCCCGAGGAGGAGGCGAAGTATTCCAAAACCATCCGCGAAGGGTTTGACGCCATCATCGAGGCTATCCGTCAGGATGCGTCCGGAGTGGCGGAAATCAAAATGCTGGTCGATCGGATCGATCTCTGGCAGCGCCGTGATCCGACCCTCAAACCCAAAAAACAGCAGTTGAACTACATGCGGCATTGCGTCAGCATTGCCAACCGCAACTATCCCGACAAACGGGAGTTGTTCGAGTTGTCGACCAAGATCGAGGCCTACAACCGGTCGATCGAGTTTGCCAAGGACTCGATGATCCGTGCCAATTTACGGCTGGTGGTGTCCATTGCCAAGCGATACATGCACCAGGGGTTGACCTTGGCCGACCTCATCCAAGAAGGCAATCTCGGTCTGATGCGGGCGGTTTTCCGTTTTGACTACAAAAAAGGCAATAAATTTTCCACCTATGCCTCGTGGTGGATTCGGCAGGCCATTACCCGCGCCATCCTCGACAAGACCCGGACCATCCGCCTGCCGGTGCATTTTCTCGAGCTGCGTAGTCAGTTTTTCAAGGCTTTTTACTCCCTACTCAAGGAGCTGGGACGCGAGCCGACCCCGGTGGAAATTTCCAAAATGACCGATCTGCCGATGGACAAGATCCTGGCCATCCTCGAGGCTTCGCGTGAACCGATCTCCCTGGAGACGCCCGTGGGGGACGACGATTCTACCTTGGGTGATTTCCTCGAGAATCAGGAATCCGAATCACCCTACGATGCGGTTCAGAACCGGGAATTGGCCCACCGGGTGACGGAGGTGCTGTCGACCTTGACCGATCGGGAGGAAAAAATTATCCGTCTGCGCTTTGGGATCGGCGAAAAGGCCGAATACACCCTGGAAGAGATCGGCAAACGGTTTAATGTGTCGCGGGAACGCATCCGTCAGATCGAGAAGAAGGCCCTCAATCGCCTGCGCCATTCGAGCCGTCGGGAAAAATTGCGCTTTTTCCTCGATTGA
- the malQ gene encoding 4-alpha-glucanotransferase, producing the protein MNNGTSINILRQRSSGILLPIFSLPSPQGIGDLGTSSRNYIDFLKNSEQRCWQLLPVGPTSPVFGNSPYMSNSAFAGNPLFIATEELVEQGLLLREEIPCCSFSEYQVDYQLIAEYKQGIFKLAWKRFAATPRLVRRLEQFTHQHPWVANHGLFMALKETFRQRPWYEWPLALRQREPAALNQMGQELAAPIAYHIFLQYLFFSQWQQLRAYANRQGIQLIGDLPIYVALDSVDVWAHQSIFQMDRAQCRPTHVAGVPPDYFSATGQRWGNPLYCWDTSTPQVRDQLWNWWEERLRLNFTLVDTLRIDHFRGFESYWAVPAEEETALHGCWQPGPGLPFFAEMTKRLGSMSIIAEDLGVITPEVDVLRRSLGYPGMKILLFAFDGDPCNSYLPYNSEKESVMYTGTHDNDTAVGWYLSPDVAPEAKRRAKRFANRQDDQAGSFHQELIHLALSSPSNLVILPLQDVLGFGNDCRMNTPGTTENNWRWRCAERFINNDVAGWLSDLTHLFGRVPPTDQSCQPI; encoded by the coding sequence ATGAACAATGGTACATCGATAAACATTCTCCGGCAAAGATCAAGCGGAATTTTATTGCCGATTTTTTCCTTGCCCAGCCCCCAAGGAATCGGCGACCTGGGCACGTCGTCACGAAATTATATCGATTTTTTAAAAAACAGCGAGCAGCGCTGCTGGCAGTTGCTTCCCGTCGGACCGACCAGCCCGGTTTTCGGCAATTCGCCCTACATGAGCAATTCGGCTTTTGCCGGCAATCCGCTGTTCATCGCCACCGAAGAGCTGGTTGAGCAAGGCCTGCTGTTGCGTGAGGAAATCCCCTGTTGCTCTTTTTCAGAATACCAGGTCGACTATCAATTAATTGCCGAATATAAACAGGGCATTTTCAAACTTGCCTGGAAACGCTTTGCCGCAACCCCCCGCCTTGTACGACGCCTTGAGCAGTTTACCCATCAGCATCCCTGGGTGGCAAACCATGGGCTGTTCATGGCACTCAAGGAAACGTTTCGGCAGCGCCCCTGGTACGAATGGCCACTCGCACTGCGACAACGGGAACCGGCCGCATTAAACCAAATGGGCCAAGAGCTCGCCGCCCCAATCGCCTACCATATTTTCCTCCAATATCTGTTTTTCAGTCAGTGGCAACAGCTTCGCGCCTATGCCAACCGGCAGGGAATTCAGCTCATCGGCGATTTGCCGATTTATGTTGCCTTGGACAGTGTCGATGTCTGGGCCCACCAATCGATCTTTCAAATGGATCGTGCCCAATGCCGTCCCACCCATGTGGCCGGGGTGCCGCCGGATTATTTCAGCGCCACCGGCCAGCGCTGGGGCAATCCGCTCTATTGCTGGGACACATCCACCCCGCAGGTGCGCGACCAGCTGTGGAACTGGTGGGAAGAACGGCTGCGGCTCAACTTTACCCTGGTTGACACCCTGCGAATCGATCACTTCCGTGGCTTTGAATCCTATTGGGCGGTTCCGGCCGAGGAAGAGACCGCGCTCCATGGGTGCTGGCAGCCTGGACCGGGCTTGCCATTTTTTGCAGAAATGACAAAACGTCTGGGGAGCATGAGCATTATTGCCGAAGATCTCGGGGTGATCACGCCCGAGGTTGACGTACTGCGCCGCAGTCTCGGTTATCCTGGGATGAAAATTCTGCTCTTTGCCTTTGACGGCGATCCATGCAACAGCTATCTTCCCTATAACAGTGAAAAAGAAAGCGTCATGTACACCGGTACCCACGACAACGACACCGCCGTGGGCTGGTACCTCAGCCCTGACGTTGCCCCGGAGGCCAAGCGACGGGCCAAGCGCTTTGCCAACCGCCAGGACGACCAGGCAGGTTCCTTTCACCAGGAACTGATTCACCTCGCCCTCTCCTCGCCCTCAAATCTGGTGATACTGCCGTTGCAGGACGTGCTTGGGTTCGGCAATGACTGCCGGATGAACACTCCGGGAACAACGGAGAACAACTGGCGTTGGCGTTGTGCAGAGCGATTCATCAACAATGATGTGGCGGGCTGGCTTTCGGATCTCACCCACCTGTTCGGCCGCGTGCCCCCAACCGATCAATCCTGCCAACCCATTTGA
- a CDS encoding AF1514 family protein produces the protein MTEVSQIDACTMQFVQVYSKGRRLGKQEERLSFKNESEGKMVVGVQRIALHIDGIDVDFSLAQRIGQEIAGKENEEAVLIAWSDARNNLHSPHGIQCEIRGEPGWEVYGRTHGGRLRISFNRDALVLIYS, from the coding sequence GTGACCGAAGTCTCCCAAATTGATGCATGCACCATGCAATTTGTTCAAGTATACTCGAAGGGACGGCGCTTAGGCAAACAAGAAGAACGATTATCATTTAAAAACGAAAGCGAGGGAAAAATGGTCGTAGGTGTACAGCGCATTGCGCTTCACATCGATGGCATTGACGTGGATTTTTCACTGGCGCAGCGCATCGGTCAGGAAATTGCCGGAAAAGAAAATGAGGAGGCCGTCCTGATTGCCTGGAGCGATGCGCGGAACAATCTCCATTCTCCCCACGGGATACAATGCGAGATCAGGGGCGAACCGGGGTGGGAGGTGTATGGCCGCACCCACGGCGGACGTCTGAGAATTTCGTTCAACCGTGATGCGTTGGTGTTGATCTATAGCTGA